One Triticum dicoccoides isolate Atlit2015 ecotype Zavitan chromosome 4B, WEW_v2.0, whole genome shotgun sequence genomic window carries:
- the LOC119291137 gene encoding conserved oligomeric Golgi complex subunit 6-like, whose protein sequence is MAAALAPGVSRKLKKVLETRTDSPDLLASLGALSTFYEHNTPQARRNLKSSVEQRALAINRHFLDASLPAQKALDRVEGEVHALDDSWKKIEEALSSCSASTGDIISTTERLQQELEVITQRQEIVSCFLRDYQLSNEEIHALREEDIDEKFFKALLHVQEIHSNCKVLLRTHHQRAGLELMDMMSVYQEGAYERLCRWVQVECKKLGDTDNPEVSELLKKAVRCLKERPVLFKYCAEEVANMRHHALFRRFISALTRGGPGGLPRPIEVHAHDPLRYVGDMLGWLHQALASERELIAALLDPDAISDSGPANHRHSVREGDSSKGESDFTFVLDRIFEGACRPFKVRVEQVLQSQPSLIVSYKLSNTLEFYGYTISELLGVDTSLCNTIWSLRDATQRTFFNILKSRGEKLLRYPPLVAVDLSPPPAVREGVSLLLELISTYNSMMISASGKGLNFDPVISAILDPIIQMCEQAAEAQKSKGALARRGRTSSEPIGSKIDSISVDAILSKKSSTSVLSGESSSKVYLINCLSAIEEPLMDQEVATSYVKNLRSMIETHTRALVDKEADSILSKCGLSSKMPYMKNYSSTDGEDDARPLADVVETSPQMLLECLKAFYGIVTGTEGSLPEFEQLQVPRLRSDACYGLARALAEAYELIYKAVMDPKNCYPDPRSLVKHSPEQIRTILEI, encoded by the exons atggcggcggcgctggcgcCGGGGGTGTCCCGGAAGCTGAAGAAGGTGCTCGAGACGCGGACGGACAGCCCAGATCTGCTGGCCTCGCTGGGCGCGCTCTCCACCTTCTACGAGCACAACACCCCGCAGGCGCGCCGCAACCTCAAGTCCTCCGTCGAGCAGCGCGCGCTCGCCATCAACCGCCACTTCCTCGACGCCTCCCTCCCCGCCCAGAAG GCGTTGGATCGCGTCGAGGGGGAAGTGCACGCGCTGGACGATTCCTGGAAGAA GATTGAGGAAGCATTGAGCAGCTGTAGTGCAAGTACAGGGGATATCATCAGTACAACGGAGAGGTTGCAACAAGAACTTGAGGTTATCACTCAGCGCCAGGAAATTGTATCATGTTTCCTGCGGGATTACCAACTTTCAAATGAAGAG ATACATGCACTCCGGGAAGAAGATATAGATGAGAAATTCTTTAAGGCACTAttgcatgtccaagaaatccattcGAACTGCAAGGTTCTGCTGCGAACACACCACCAG CGTGCTGGTTTGGAACTTATGGATATGATGTCCGTGTACCAAGAAGGAGCTTATGAAAGATTATGCAG GTGGGTTCAAGTTGAGTGTAAAAAACTAGGTGATACTGATAATCCTGAAGTAAGTGAACTTTTGAAGAAGGCTGTTCGGTGCCTGAAGGAAAGGCCTGTTCTGTTCAAGTACTGCGCAGAAGAG GTTGCCAATATGAGGCATCATGCCTTATTCAGGCGGTTTATAAGTGCTCTTACTAGAGGTGGACCCGGAGGGCTCCCAAGACCAATAGAAGTGCATGCTCATGATCCTCTTCGTTATGTAGGCGATATGCTGGGATGGCTACATCAG GCACTTGCATCTGAAAGGGAGCTTATAGCTGCGCTGCTTGATCCGGATGCAATAAGTGACAGTGGTCCAGCTAATCATCGTCATTCTGTAAGAGAAGGTGATTCATCCAAAGGAGAATCTGATTTCACTTTTGTTCTCGATAGAATATTTGAAGGGGCATGCCGACCGTTTAAAGTTCGAGTCGAGCAAGTTCTGCAGTCACAACCAAGTCTGATAGTTTCTTACAAACTTAGTAATACCCTGGAATTTTATGGTTACACG ATATCAGAACTGCTGGGTGTAGACACATCATTGTGCAATACAATATGGTCACTTAGAGATGCAACACAGCGGACATTCTTCAACATCCTGAAGAGCCGTGGAGAAAAGTTATTGCGATATCCTCCACTTGTTGCGGTTGACCTCTCTCCCCCACCAGCAGTGAGGGAGGGAGTTTCTCTGTTGCTTGAGCTCATAAGTACCTACAATAGCATGATGATTTCTGCCTCTGGAAAAGGGTTAAACTTTGATCCAGTCATTTCTGCAATACTGGATCCTATAATTCAG ATGTGTGAGCAAGCCGCAGAGGCACAAAAGTCAAAAGGTGCACTTGCACGGCGTGGTAGAACTAGTTCTGAACCTATCGGAAGTAAGATAGATTCAATCTCAGTTGATGCTATTCTATCAAAGAAATCATCAACATCTGTCCTG AGTGGTGAATCTTCGTCCAAAGTTTACCTCATCAACTGCTTATCAGCTATTGAGGAACCATTGATGGATCAGGAGGTTGCTACAAGCTATGTGAAAAACCTTCGCTCTATGATCGAAACACACACGCGTGCCTTGGTAGATAAAGAAGCTGATAGCATTCTCAGTAAGTGTGGATTGTCAAGTAAGATGCCATACATGAAGAACTACAGCTCTACTGACGGCGAGGATGATGCAAGACCTCTGGCAGATGTTGTGGAGACATCACCACAAATGCTTCTGGAGTGCTTGAAAGCTTTCTATGGTATTGTGACTGGAACAGAAGGCTCCTTGCCGGAATTCGAGCAGCTGCAGGTTCCAAGGTTACGCTCAGACGCGTGCTATGGTTTGGCGAGAGCACTAGCAGAAGCTTACGAGCTCATTTACAAGGCGGTGATGGATCCAAAGAACTGTTATCCTGACCCAAGATCGTTGGTCAAGCATTCGCCGGAGCAGATAAGAACTATACTGGAAATCTGA
- the LOC119291138 gene encoding nuclear pore complex protein NUP133-like, producing MFSPAIRKPHFHRREKEEATPSPPPPAPAHSPSTGGFALSDRPATGTPAPWTTSSLLARISTSKQTDRAGDSDQIQPVRVAEFPQVVRNAQANLLQRNFAGKSMLVGGIDKETSLAWMICGNELFIWSYLAAVAKDCLALEIPSSLVGDKDGKPLSGNQWTVCIMRWHSSGPSTRNSGDMLHRRSSTGLILCNRRTQAIAYWPDIYDETSSKGPVLSLSGHSDTSASGAISGCYRFNSLIAASVPGAAHECIAIASEPTGALWLFQCSPLRIHRREVHRDTLGDNGTDHSQKNNGGRSLVWLPSNESSEAAERKFFLLTSQGIQCWGISLLHGINVKILGSQEIVGNDGELGIKKDIAGQKNIWLLDMQIDERGKEFNILVATFCKDRVSGSNYTQYSLLTMLYKSNQKFPSENNVVKCERFLEKKAPAQVIIPKARVEDEEFLFSMRLKTGGKPSGSVTILSGDGKATVAIYWRGSTRLYQFDLPWDAGKVFDASIIPSAEDRDEGAWVVLTEKAGIWAIPEKAVLVGGVEPPERSLSRKGSCNEAVAEEKRRSQAFSASIVPRRVSSEAWSAGDRQRSALTGVAQQAVVDEEAEMLLNRLFHDFILSGAVHEALQKLRVAGAFEKEGEMNVFVRVSKSIVNTLSKHWTTTREAEFLASTIVSSLAEKRQKHEKFLQFLVLSKCHEELSSKQRAAMLSVMEHGEKLSGMIHLRELQNALSQQSSSTRLSPQSKTPTAGALWNLIQLVGEKARRNTVLLMDRDNAEVFYSRVSDIEDLFYCLSHQLRYIITGEEHPSVQMQRALELSNACVTLVQAALHYRAEYKDWYPSPEGLITWNSQPVVRSGIWNLASSVMELLREPGSAGMPMKSNLWSQLEGLTDILLEGYIGLLTAKFERGEDHGVLAQEYCERRDELLGSLYDLAKQIIEAKYQESSEGNDNPDLKESIFREVTSPILATAKRHEGYQTLWQICYDISDTVLLRNLMHDSIGPQGGFSFYVFKQLINSRSSAKLLRLGEEFQEELANFLKDRSDLLWLHEICLNQFSTASETLHTCALLSSPGEDADLTSTRKSLSFVERRRLLYLSKIAATAGKDVDYEVKVAQIDADIRILNLQEAIVQHDPEYAQGKHASKLLPPSELIEMCMKRGRELSLKAFEVFAWTGSSFRSSNKGLLEACWTNAADQDDWVELSQASVSEGWSDEVIQESLQGTVLFNASRLCYSSDAVVFDGTFEEVLPVRKEDVHARGLEAKCFSVEEVLMQHDAFPDAGKLMMTAVVMGKELSYAGPADEPVDMDS from the exons ATGTTCTCGCCGGCGATCCGGAAACCCCACTTCCACCgcagggagaaggaggaggcgacCCCTTCACCCCCTCCTCCTGCTCCCGCCCACTCCCCTTCCACTGGTGGATTCGCCCTCTCCGACCGCCCCGCCACGGGCACCCCGGCCCCATggaccacctcctccctcctcGCCAG GATTTCGACATCAAAGCAAACAGACAGGGCCGGCGATTCTGACCAGATCCAACCAGTGCGCGTAGCAGAGTTTCCCCAAGTCGTGAGGAATGCACAAGCCAACCTTCTGCAGAGGAATTTTGCCG GCAAGAGCATGCTTGTAGGTGGCATTGATAAAGAAACATCCCTTGCATGGATGATATGTGGAAATGAGCTTTTTATCTGGAGCTACTTGGCTGCTGTTGCAaaagattgtcttgcacttgagatCCCGTCTTCGCTTGTGGGAGACAAAGACGGAAAACCCCTCTCTGGTAACCAGTGGACGGTTTGCATCATGAGATGGCATAGTAGTGGTCCATCAACAAGGAATAGTGGAGATATGTTGCACCGAAGAAGTTCTACTGGTCTTATCCTCTGCAACAGAAGAACACAAGCTATTGCGTATTGGCCTGATATCTATGATGAAACTAGTAGCAAGGGTCCAGTTCTTAGTTTATCTGGCCACAGTGACACATCTGCAAGTGGTGCCATATCTGGCTGTTACAGGTTTAACTCGCTAATTGCAGCTTCCGTTCCAGGAGCCGCTCATGAATGTATTGCGATTGCTTCTGAGCCAACAGGTGCTTTATGGTTGTTTCAGTGTTCACCACTGAGAATTCACCGAAGAGAAGTCCATCGTGATACATTAGGAGATAATGGTACTGATCATTCTCAGAAAAATAATGGTGGAAGATCCTTGGTTTGGCTACCAAGCAATGAATCATCCGAGGCTGCTGAACGGAAGTTCTTTTTGTTGACTAGCCAGGGAATACAATGTTGGGGCATCTCACTCTTGCATGGAATCAATGTAAAAATATTAGGGTCTCAGGAAATTGTTGGTAATGATGGGGAGTTGGGCATAAAAAAGGACATAGCTGGTCAAAAGAACATCTGGCTTTTGGACATGCAGATAGATGAGCGCGGGAAGGAATTTAATATTCTTGTTGCTACCTTCTGCAAAGACCGGGTGAGTGGGTCAAACTACACTCAGTATTCACTTCTGACAATGCTGTACAAATCTAACCAAAAGTTTCCATCCGAAAACAATGTGGTTAAATGTGAAAGGTTTTTGGAGAAAAAAGCTCCTGCTCAGGTGATAATCCCTAAAGCTCGAGTGGAGGATGAAGAATTTTTGTTCTCCATGAGGCTAAAAACTGGCGGCAAGCCTTCTGGCTCAGTGACCATCTTATCAGGTGATGGAAAAGCAACGGTGGCCATCTATTGGAGGGGCTCTACCCGACTCTATCAATTTGATCTGCCTTGGGATGCTGGAAAGGTTTTTGATGCTTCCATTATCCCATCTGCTGAGGATAGGGATGAAGGAGCTTGGGTTGTTCTCACAGAAAAGGCAGGAATCTGGGCAATACCTGAGAAGGCTGTATTAGTTGGTGGGGTTGAGCCTCCAGAGCGCAGCTTATCACGAAAAGGTAGCTGTAATGAAGCAGTCGCTGAAGAGAAAAGGAGAAGTCAAGCATTCAGTGCCAGTATTGTTCCCAGAAGAGTTAGCTCTGAGGCTTGGAGTGCTGGAGACAGGCAAAGATCAGCATTAACAGGCGTAGCCCAGCAGGCTGTGGTTGATGAAGAGGCTGAGATGTTACTTAATCGGCTGTTTCATGATTTTATTTTGTCTGGCGCTGTTCATGAGGCACTTCAAAAGCTTAGAGTAGCAGGGGCATTTGAGAAAGAGGGTGAGATGAACGTATTTGTTCGAGTAAGCAAATCTATTGTAAACACATTATCTAAGCACTGGACAACAACTAGAGAAGCTGAATTTCTTGCTTCAACAATTGTTTCATCCCTTGCTGAGAAACGTCAAAAACATGAGAAATTCCTTCAATTTCTTGTCTTGTCCAAGTGCCATGAAGAACTATCTTCAAAACAAA GAGCTGCAATGCTAAGTGTCATGGAACATGGAGAAAAGCTCTCTGGAATGATCCATCTTAGAGAATTACAAAATGCCCTTAGCCAGCAGAGTTCAAGCACACGTTTATCACCTCAGTCCAAAACCCCAACTGCTGGTGCACTGTGGAATCTCATTCAGCTGGTCGGTGAGAAAGCTCGACGGAACACTGTTCTATTAATGGATCGTGATAACGCTGAAGTTTTCTACAGTAGAGTTTCTGATATAGAGGATCTATTTTATTGTTTGTCGCATCAACTTCGGTATATCATAACCGGAGAAGAACACCCATCTGTTCAGATGCAACGTGCACTTGAGTTATCAAAtgcctgtgtgaccttagttcaggcAGCATTGCACTACAGAGCGGAGTACAAGGACTGGTATCCTTCTCCTGAAGGGCTGATAACATGGAACAGTCAGCCTGTAGTGCGGTCTGGAATCTGGAACCTGGCATCATCTGTGATGGAGCTTTTGAGAGAACCAGGATCTGCAGGCATGCCAATGAAATCTAATCTATGGTCTCAGCTGGAAGGACTCACAGATATACTACTGGAGGGATATATTGGTCTATTAACTGCCAAATTTGAACGTGGGGAGGACCATGGTGTGCTAGCCCAAGAATACTGTGAACGGAGAGATGAGCTTCTTGGATCCCTTTATGACCTTGCAAAGCAAATTATAGAAGCAAAATATCAG GAGTCAAGTGAAGGCAATGACAATCCTGATCTGAAAGAATCTATATTTAGAGAGGTCACTTCTCCTATTTTGGCAACAGCTAAACGGCATGAAGGGTACCAAACGTTGTGGCAGATTTGCTATGATATCAGTGATAcggttctcctccgcaatcttatg CATGATAGTATAGGACCTCAGGGGGGATTCAGTTTCTACGTTTTTAAACAGCTAATCAACAGCCGGAGTTCCGCTAAGCTGTTAAGGCTGGGAGAAGAATTCCAGGAAGAGCTAGCTAATTTTCTGAAAGACCGTAGCGATCTTTTGTGGCTGCACGAAATATGCTTAAATCAGTTCTCAACTGCTTCAGAGACTCTTCATACCTGTGCTCTGCTTTCAAGTCCTGGAGAAGATGCTGACCTAACAAGCACCAGAAAGTCGCTGTCCTTTGTTGAAAGAAGACGTCTTCTCTATCTCTCTAAAATTGCCGCAACAGCAG GTAAGGATGTTGATTATGAAGTAAAGGTTGCACAGATAGATGCTGATATCCGGATTCTAAATCTTCAG GAAGCGATTGTTCAGCATGATCCAGAATATGCACAGGGCAAACATGCAAGCAAGCTTCTTCCGCCATCAGAACTAATTGAGATGTGCATGAAGAGAGGCCGCGAGCTCTCTCTCAAAGCCTTCGAAGTATTTGCTTGGACAGGCTCCTCGTTCCGAAGCTCCAACAAAGGCCTTCTAGAGGCTTGCTGGACGAACGCAGCCGACCAGGATGACTGGGTTGAGCTCTCACAGGCATCAGTTTCAGAAGGCTGGAGCGATGAAGTCATCCAAGAATCTCTTCAGGGAACGGTCCTCTTCAACGCTTCGAGGCTGTGCTACAGCTCGGACGCGGTGGTGTTCGACGGCACGTTCGAGGAGGTGCTCCCCGTGAGGAAAGAGGACGTGCACGCGAGAGGCCTGGAGGCCAAGTGTTTCTCGGTGGAGGAGGTGCTGATGCAGCACGACGCCTTTCCGGACGCCGGTAAGCTGATGATGACGGCGGTGGTCATGGGCAAGGAACTATCATATGCTGGCCCGGCAGATGAACCTGTGGACATGGACTCGTGA